From [Clostridium] symbiosum, a single genomic window includes:
- the rfbB gene encoding dTDP-glucose 4,6-dehydratase, with amino-acid sequence MKIIVTGGAGFIGGNFVHHMVNKYPDYQIINLDLLTYAGNLETLKPVENKPNYKFVKGDIADRKFVFELFEKEKPDMVVNFAAESHVDRSITDPEAFVRTNVIGTTTLLDACREYGIVRYHQVSTDEVYGDLPLDRPDLFFTEETPLHTSSPYSSSKASADLFVLAYNRTYGLPVTVSRCSNNYGPYHFPEKLIPLMISRALADEELPVYGDGANVRDWLHVSDHCEAIDLIIHKGRVGEVYNIGGHNERTNLEVVKTILKALDKPESLIRYVKDRPGHDLRYAIDPTKMETELGWKPKYNFDTGIKQTIEWYLANEDWWKHIISGEYSQYFDKMYGDRL; translated from the coding sequence ATGAAAATCATCGTAACAGGAGGCGCCGGATTCATCGGCGGCAACTTTGTACACCATATGGTGAATAAATATCCCGATTATCAGATTATCAATCTGGATCTGCTTACCTATGCGGGAAATCTGGAAACGCTCAAACCGGTAGAGAATAAACCGAATTATAAATTTGTAAAGGGCGACATCGCCGACAGGAAGTTTGTCTTTGAGTTATTTGAGAAAGAAAAACCGGATATGGTGGTCAACTTTGCGGCGGAAAGCCATGTGGACCGTTCCATCACCGATCCGGAGGCCTTTGTCAGGACCAATGTCATCGGCACGACGACACTTTTGGATGCGTGCCGTGAATATGGAATAGTGCGCTACCATCAGGTATCCACGGATGAGGTTTACGGGGATCTGCCTCTCGACCGCCCGGATCTCTTCTTTACGGAGGAAACGCCGCTTCACACATCAAGCCCATATTCTTCCTCCAAGGCCAGCGCGGATCTCTTTGTGCTTGCCTATAACAGGACATACGGACTGCCTGTGACGGTGTCCAGATGTTCCAACAACTACGGCCCGTATCATTTTCCGGAGAAACTGATTCCGCTTATGATCAGCCGCGCCCTTGCCGATGAAGAACTGCCGGTATATGGAGACGGCGCCAACGTGCGCGACTGGCTCCACGTTTCCGACCACTGCGAGGCCATCGACCTGATTATCCACAAGGGACGTGTGGGCGAGGTTTACAACATCGGCGGCCATAATGAGAGGACCAACCTGGAAGTGGTGAAGACGATTTTGAAGGCGCTTGACAAGCCGGAGAGCTTAATCCGCTACGTCAAGGACCGGCCGGGCCATGACCTGCGCTATGCCATTGACCCGACCAAGATGGAGACGGAGCTTGGCTGGAAACCGAAGTATAACTTTGATACGGGAATCAAGCAGACTATCGAATGGTATCTGGCAAACGAGGACTGGTGGAAACATATCATCAGCGGTGAGTACAGCCAGTACTTCGATAAGATGTATGGAGACAGATTATAA
- the rfbD gene encoding dTDP-4-dehydrorhamnose reductase, with product MKVLVTGVKGQLGYDVMNELAKRGIEGIGVDVDEMDITDAAACRRVITEVGPDAVIHCAAYTAVDAAEQNMEVCRKVNAEGTRNIAVVCRDLDIKMMYISTDYVFNGMGERPWEPDDEREPLNAYGQSKYEGELAIEELLDKYFIVRIAWVFGVNGKNFIKTMLRLGKENGAVSVVDDQIGSPTYTYDLARLLVDMIETDKYGRYHATNEGLCSWYEFAVEIFKKAGMEDVRVTPVDTKEYTRCFPNQARRPMNSRISKDKLEQNGFERLPSWQDALERYLKEIL from the coding sequence ATGAAAGTATTAGTGACGGGAGTCAAAGGCCAGTTGGGTTACGATGTCATGAACGAACTGGCAAAACGCGGGATTGAGGGAATCGGAGTGGACGTGGACGAGATGGATATCACGGACGCAGCAGCCTGCCGCCGCGTAATTACGGAAGTGGGACCAGATGCCGTTATCCACTGCGCTGCATATACTGCAGTAGATGCAGCGGAACAGAACATGGAAGTCTGCAGGAAGGTCAACGCAGAGGGAACGCGCAATATTGCCGTGGTCTGCCGCGATTTAGACATAAAGATGATGTACATCAGCACGGATTACGTGTTTAACGGGATGGGCGAACGGCCCTGGGAGCCGGATGATGAAAGGGAGCCTCTGAACGCATACGGCCAGTCCAAGTATGAGGGAGAACTGGCTATCGAGGAACTTCTGGATAAGTATTTTATCGTCCGTATCGCCTGGGTATTCGGCGTCAACGGAAAGAACTTTATTAAAACCATGCTGCGGCTCGGCAAAGAGAACGGAGCTGTTTCGGTCGTGGATGATCAGATCGGTTCTCCGACCTACACCTATGATCTGGCAAGGCTTTTAGTGGATATGATAGAGACGGACAAATACGGCCGTTACCATGCCACCAACGAAGGGCTTTGCAGCTGGTATGAATTTGCTGTGGAGATCTTTAAAAAGGCGGGCATGGAGGACGTCAGGGTGACGCCTGTGGATACGAAAGAATACACCAGGTGTTTTCCGAACCAGGCCAGGAGGCCGATGAACAGCCGTATCAGCAAGGATAAGCTGGAACAGAACGGCTTTGAACGGCTGCCGTCATGGCAGGATGCCCTGGAACGGTATCTGAAGGAAATTCTGTGA
- the glmM gene encoding phosphoglucosamine mutase, with protein MGKYFGTDGFRGEANVNLTVEDAFKVGRFLGWYYGQKAADSRCRVVIGKDTRRSSYMFEYSLVAGLTASGADVYLLHVTTTPSVSYVVRTEEFNCGIMISASHNPYYDNGIKVINERGEKLEEEVIDRIEEYLDGKIGEIPLAKRDSIGRTIDFAAGRNRYIGYLISIATRSFKNMRVGLDCANGSAFSIAKNVFDALGAETHVISNDPDGTNINTNCGSTHIGQLQKFVKDNKLDVGFAYDGDADRCLAVDENGEVVDGDKILYVCGKYMKEQGTLVNNTVVTTVMSNFGLYKAFEREGISYEKTAVGDKYVYENMAQNGHCLGGEQSGHIIFSKNATTGDGILTSLKVMEVILEKKQTLGKLASEIQIYPQVLKNVKVKSKTEAQDDADVQAEVEKVAEALGDTGRILLRQSGTEPVIRVMVEAQTDEICEKYVDQVIAVMKEKGHLL; from the coding sequence ATGGGGAAATATTTTGGCACCGACGGCTTCCGCGGGGAAGCAAATGTGAATCTGACAGTAGAAGATGCGTTTAAAGTAGGACGTTTTCTGGGCTGGTATTACGGACAGAAGGCAGCCGACAGCCGTTGCCGCGTTGTGATCGGAAAAGACACGAGAAGAAGCAGTTACATGTTTGAATACTCTCTTGTTGCAGGCCTTACGGCCTCGGGAGCCGATGTTTATCTGCTCCACGTGACGACCACGCCCAGCGTTTCTTATGTGGTCCGTACGGAAGAATTTAACTGCGGCATTATGATTTCCGCCAGCCATAATCCATATTATGACAACGGAATCAAGGTAATCAACGAGCGCGGAGAGAAACTGGAAGAAGAAGTGATTGACAGGATCGAAGAATATCTGGACGGCAAAATCGGGGAAATTCCGCTTGCCAAGAGAGATTCCATCGGACGCACCATTGATTTTGCGGCGGGTAGAAACCGTTATATCGGATATCTGATTTCCATTGCGACACGTTCATTCAAGAACATGAGGGTCGGACTGGACTGTGCCAACGGAAGCGCCTTTTCCATTGCCAAGAATGTATTCGATGCACTCGGTGCGGAGACGCATGTGATCAGCAATGATCCGGACGGAACCAATATTAATACCAACTGCGGTTCTACCCATATCGGGCAGCTCCAGAAGTTTGTGAAAGACAATAAGCTGGATGTGGGCTTTGCCTATGACGGCGACGCAGACCGCTGCCTGGCCGTGGACGAGAACGGCGAAGTGGTGGACGGCGACAAGATCCTGTACGTCTGCGGCAAATACATGAAGGAACAGGGAACCCTGGTCAACAACACGGTTGTGACGACGGTTATGTCTAACTTCGGCCTATATAAAGCCTTTGAAAGAGAAGGAATCAGCTATGAGAAGACGGCTGTGGGCGACAAGTATGTATACGAGAATATGGCACAGAACGGCCACTGCCTCGGCGGTGAGCAGTCCGGCCACATTATTTTCAGTAAGAATGCCACGACAGGCGACGGTATCCTTACATCCCTCAAGGTGATGGAAGTAATTCTGGAGAAAAAACAGACGCTCGGCAAGCTGGCGTCGGAGATTCAGATTTATCCTCAGGTTCTTAAGAATGTGAAGGTTAAGAGTAAAACGGAGGCCCAGGATGACGCCGATGTCCAGGCAGAGGTGGAGAAAGTGGCGGAAGCTCTCGGGGATACGGGACGCATCCTGCTGCGCCAGAGCGGAACCGAGCCGGTGATCCGCGTTATGGTGGAAGCCCAGACCGATGAAATCTGCGAAAAATACGTGGATCAGGTAATTGCGGTTATGAAGGAGAAGGGACATCTCCTGTAA
- the greA gene encoding transcription elongation factor GreA, with amino-acid sequence MREQLTESDVKKIQEEIDHRKLVVRKEAIEAVKEARAQGDLSENFEYYAAKKDKNRNESRIRYLENMLKNARVVSDKSRPDKVGLNDTVTLYFEDDDEEEVYRLVTSIRGNSLKGLISIESPLGKAVKGHREGDSVEVRVSEKAGYTVTIKKIEKTGEDAADRIRSF; translated from the coding sequence ATGCGGGAACAACTGACGGAAAGTGATGTTAAAAAAATTCAGGAAGAGATAGATCACAGAAAACTGGTGGTCAGGAAAGAGGCGATCGAGGCCGTAAAGGAGGCCAGGGCACAGGGCGATCTCAGTGAAAATTTTGAATATTATGCAGCCAAAAAGGACAAGAACCGGAATGAGAGCCGCATCCGTTATCTGGAAAATATGCTTAAGAATGCAAGGGTGGTATCGGATAAGTCGAGGCCCGACAAGGTGGGCTTAAACGATACGGTCACCCTTTATTTTGAGGATGACGACGAGGAGGAGGTTTACCGCCTTGTGACGAGTATCAGAGGGAATTCCCTGAAGGGCCTGATCAGTATCGAATCACCTCTGGGAAAAGCCGTTAAGGGCCACCGGGAAGGGGACAGCGTGGAGGTCCGGGTCAGTGAAAAGGCCGGGTATACCGTCACGATAAAGAAGATAGAGAAGACCGGCGAGGACGCCGCCGACCGAATCAGAAGTTTTTAG